The stretch of DNA TATATAAGTGGGTCTTTGTAAATGGAAAACAAGTCAAAGTTAAACGAGAGCCCACAATAGATGGACTCAGTGTTGATGAGTATATTAGGCAGAATGCTGACCCAATATGGCTACATCAAAACGAAATGTGGGAATATATTGACATAAATGAAGATGATGGTGATGAAGTTATCAACAGCCACGCGTAGGTTGGGTTGCCGTCTTTTTGGCAACCCAACATGAATTCAACCAACCTTTAGAAAATCGCCCACACGGTTATCCTGTATGGGTGGCAGAATATTTCGATTAATCGTTCCCACGATTCGCGTGGGAATGCATCCCGCGACGCTCCTGCGTCGCGTATTGGTGGGGATCACGA from Gammaproteobacteria bacterium encodes:
- a CDS encoding hypothetical protein (Evidence 5 : Unknown function), translating into MPKIKKPKVKKKLTTAQKCARKKAIRKNRKIYKWVFVNGKQVKVKREPTIDGLSVDEYIRQNADPIWLHQNEMWEYIDINEDDGDEVINSHA